AGAAGGCCCTGTGCGCCTTCTATGAAGAGCAGTTCGAAGACGCGCGCAAGACCGGCGTGATGCTGTCGCTGCACGTCAAGGCGACCATGATGAAGGTGTCGCACCCGATCGTGTTCGGCCACGCCGTCAAGATCTTCTACAAGGAAGCCTTCGCCAAGCACGGCGCGCTGTTCGACGAACTGGGCGTCAACGTCAACAACGGCCTGGTCAACCTGTACGAGAAGATCGAGTCGCTGCCCAGCTCCAAGCGCGAAGAGATCATCCGCGACCTGCACGCCTGCCACGAGCATCGCCCGGAACTGGCGATGGTGGATTCGGCCAAGGGCATCTCCAACCTGCACGCGCCCAACGACGTGATCGTCGATGCGTCGATGCCGGCCATGATCCGCATCGGCGGCAAGATGTGGGGCGCCGACGGCCGGCCCAAGGACACCAAGGCGGTGATCCCGGAAAGCACCTTCGCCCGGATCTACCAGGAGATCATCAACTTCTGCAAGACCAACGGCAATTTCGACCCGACCACCATGGGCACCGTGCCCAACGTCGGCCTGATGGCGCAGAAGGCCGAGGAATACGGCTCGCACGACAAGACCTTCGAGATCGCCGAAGACGGCGTCGCCAACATCGTCGACCTGGCCACCGGTGAGGTGCTGCTGACGCAGAACGTCGAGCAGGGCGACATCTGGCGCATGTGCCAGGTCAAGGACGCGCCGATCCGCGACTGGGTCAAGCTGGCCGTCACGCGCGCGCGCAACTCGGGCATGCCGGCGGTGTTCTGGCTGGACCCGTACCGTCCGCACGAGGCCGAGCTGATCAAGAAGGTAGAAACCTACCTGAAGGACCACGACACCACCGGCCTCGACATCCAGATCATGTCGCAGGTGCGCGCCATGCGCTACACGCTGGAGCGCGTGATCCGCGGCCTCGACACCATCTCGGTGACCGGCAACATCCTGCGCGACTACCTGACCGACCTGTTCCCGATCATGGAACTGGGCACCAGCGCCAAGATGCTGTCGATCGTGCCGCTGATGGCCGGTGGCGGCATGTATGAAACCGGTGCCGGCGGCTCGGCGCCGAAGCACGTCAAGCAGCTGGTCGAGGAAAACCACCTGCGCTGGGATTCGCTGGGCGAGTTCTTGGCGCTGGCGGTGTCGCTGGAAGATGTCGGCATCAAGACCGGCAATGCGCGTGCCAAGATCCTGGCCAAGACGCTGGATGCCGCCACCGGCAAGCTGCTCGACAACAACAAGAGCCCGTCGCC
The sequence above is a segment of the Cupriavidus sp. MP-37 genome. Coding sequences within it:
- a CDS encoding NADP-dependent isocitrate dehydrogenase — protein: MSTQQPTIIYTLTDEAPLLATSAFLPIIQTFTKPAGINVTTSDISVAGRILGEFPEFLTEAQRVPDNLAELGKLTQLPDTNIIKLPNISASVHQLVSAIRELQGKGYKVPDYPEDPKTDEEKAIQKRYSKCLGSAVNPVLREGNSDRRAPAAVKNYARKHPHSMGEWSMASRTHVAHMKHGDFYHGEKSMTLDRARDVKMELITKSGKTIVLKPKVSLQDGEIIDSMFMSKKALCAFYEEQFEDARKTGVMLSLHVKATMMKVSHPIVFGHAVKIFYKEAFAKHGALFDELGVNVNNGLVNLYEKIESLPSSKREEIIRDLHACHEHRPELAMVDSAKGISNLHAPNDVIVDASMPAMIRIGGKMWGADGRPKDTKAVIPESTFARIYQEIINFCKTNGNFDPTTMGTVPNVGLMAQKAEEYGSHDKTFEIAEDGVANIVDLATGEVLLTQNVEQGDIWRMCQVKDAPIRDWVKLAVTRARNSGMPAVFWLDPYRPHEAELIKKVETYLKDHDTTGLDIQIMSQVRAMRYTLERVIRGLDTISVTGNILRDYLTDLFPIMELGTSAKMLSIVPLMAGGGMYETGAGGSAPKHVKQLVEENHLRWDSLGEFLALAVSLEDVGIKTGNARAKILAKTLDAATGKLLDNNKSPSPKTGELDNRGSQFYLAMYWAQELAAQSDDAELAAKFAPLAKTLTDNEQKIVGELAAVQGQPVDIGGYYQPDAAKLSAAMRPSQTLNAALASVAA